Proteins encoded by one window of Arachis ipaensis cultivar K30076 chromosome B04, Araip1.1, whole genome shotgun sequence:
- the LOC107636965 gene encoding BTB/POZ domain-containing protein At3g08570-like, translating into MVSENSSLSSKRSPATTPKFCNSFTTRIFADVAGDITIVVDGESFLLHKFPLVTLSGKIRKMVADAKVSTVSSLELLNFPGGHQTFELAMKFCYGMNFEITTFNVTRLRCAAEYLEMTEEYKDQNLISRTESYLKDIVFQDLQKSVEVLSTCEMLPPLVEQIEIPRRCVESIAMNACKEQLASGLSRLECDGESRELKEDCVIAWWVEDLSVLCIDFFQRVICAMGRMGVRSESIMASLMHYAQSSLKGIGKSQFLNPSRANSSPTTMELDQRTIVETLVSLMPADKNSSIPLTFMFGMLKMAIILGAAIPCRLELERRISLRLETVSLDDLLIPSLQSGDSLFDVDTVHRLLENFLQRIEEEEADDYGYDSDGFGSTSSHGSLLKVGQLIDAYLAEIATDPYLSMQKFVGLIEILPEYARVIDDGLYRAVDIYLKVHLLWTHKWSSFISSLSLDICTHILSKLCLFYITIFFYL; encoded by the exons ATGGTTTCTGAGAATTCATCACTCTCTTCTAAACGCTCTCCAGCCACTACTCCTAAGTTCTGTAACTCATTCACTACAAG AATTTTTGCCGACGTTGCCGGTGACATTACAATTGTAGTTGATGGAGAATCATTTTTGCTGCATAAG TTTCCCTTGGTGACTCTAAGTGGCAAGATCCGAAAAATGGTTGCTGATGCCAAGGTTTCAACCGTTTCAAGCTTGGAACTCCTCAATTTCCCAGGGGGGCACCAAACATTTGAACTAGCCATGAAGTTTTGCTATGGCATGAATTTTGAGATCACTACATTCAATGTTACGAGGCTACGTTGCGCTGCTGAGTACCTTGAAATGACAGAGGAATACAAAGACCAAAACCTCATCTCAAGAACAGAATCTTATCTGAAAGACATTGTTTTTCAAGATCTTCAGAAATCAGTGGAAGTTTTATCCACCTGTGAGATGTTACCACCACTAGTGGAGCAGATTGAAATTCCAAGAAGGTGTGTGGAATCCATagcaatgaatgcatgcaaggagCAGCTAGCTTCCGGTTTATCTCGGCTAGAGTGCGACGGCGAGTCCAGAGAGCTAAAGGAGGATTGTGTCATTGCATGGTGGGTCGAGGATCTATCGGTCTTGTGTATCGATTTCTTCCAGCGAGTTATATGCGCCATGGGGAGAATGGGAGTTAGATCAGAGAGCATCATGGCTTCACTTATGCATTATGCTCAATCATCACTCAAGGGTATTGGTAAAAGCCAGTTCTTGAATCCTTCCAGGGCGAATTCAAGTCCAACAACAATGGAATTGGACCAGAGGACTATTGTGGAAACTCTTGTGAGTCTCATGCCAGCAGATAAAAACTCTTCAATTCCACTGACATTTATGTTTGGAATGTTGAAGATGGCTATCATTTTGGGTGCAGCAATTCCATGTAGGCTTGAACTTGAAAGGAGAATCTCATTGAGGTTGGAAACCGTTTCGCTCGACGACCTTCTCATACCGTCTCTGCAGAGTGGAGACTCCTTGTTTGATGTTGATACAGTTCACAGGTTGCTGGAGAATTTCTTGCAGCGGATTGAGGAGGAAGAAGCTGATGATTACGGATATGATTCCGATGGTTTCGGCTCAACTAGTAGCCATGGTTCTCTGCTAAAAGTAGGGCAGCTTATTGATGCTTATCTTGCAGAAATTGCAACCGATCCTTACTTAAGCATGCAGAAATTTGTTGGTTTGATTGAGATACTACCTGAGTATGCTCGTGTAATTGATGATGGCCTTTATAGAGCTGTGGATATTTATCTCAAGGTACATTTGCTTTGGACTCATAAATGGTCTTCTTTCATATCTTCTCTCTCTCTAGATATTTGCACTCACATATTATCCAAATTATGCCTATTTTACattacaattttcttttatttataa
- the LOC107639731 gene encoding 4-hydroxybenzoate polyprenyltransferase, mitochondrial: MASTLISRASHRFLKYSFLSIQYPSPSIFNPLISTKPSISINRNFYLSLGPFGQYHHQDSKFEAFKTVRALSNFQFVQHISTSPSSLKEGSEGNKNQSGNVSKANISWIDLYLPRQVQPYAQLARLDKPIGTWLLLWPCMWSITLAATPGQLPDFKMLALFGCGALLLRGAGCTINDLLDRDIDTKVERTKSRPVASGLLTPFQGLCFLGFQLTLGLGILLQLNNYSRVLGASSLLLVFSYPLMKRFTFWPQAYLGLTFNWGALLGWAAIRGSLDPTIVLPLYASGVFWTLVYDTIYAHQDKEDDLKVGVKSTALRFGDFTKEWITGFGIACLGGLALSGYNAEIGWPYYAFLAAASGQLGWQIWIVDLSSRADCNSKFNSNKWFGAIIFGGILAGKLVS; encoded by the exons aTGGCATCAACTTTGATTTCTCGTGCTTCACATAGGTTTCTCAAATATTCTTTCCTCTCAATACAATATCCTTCCCCTTCCATCTTCAATCCTTTAATCTCCACTAAACCATCTATAAGCATAAACCGCAACTTCTATCTTTCACTCGGTCCATTTGGGCAATACCACCATCAGGATTCTAAATTTGAAGCTTTTAAAACTGTTCGAGCTCTCTCAAATTTTCAGTTTGTTCAGCACATCTCTACATCACCTTCGAGTTTAAAAGAGGGATCAGAGGGAAATAAGAATCAAAGTGGTAATGTGAGTAAAGCAAATATCTCTTGGATTGATTTGTACTTGCCTAGGCAGGTTCAGCCCTATGCACAGCTTGCTCGCCTAGATAAGCCCATTGGGACATGGTTGCTTCTATGGCCTTGTATGTG GTCAATTACGTTGGCTGCAACTCCAGGACAGCTGCCTGATTTTAAAATGTTGGCATTGTTTGGATGTGGGGCTTTGCTTTTGAGGGGTGCTGGGTGTACTATTAATGACCTCCTTGATCGCGACATTGATACAAAG GTAGAACGTACAAAGTCAAGACCTGTGGCAAGTGGTCTTTTAACACCATTTCAGGGACTTTGTTTTCTTGGTTTTCAGTTAACTTTGGGTCTTGGGATTCTTCTGCAATTGAATAATTATAG CCGTGTTCTGGGTGCCTCATCCTTGTTGCTTGTCTTCTCTTATCCCCTTATGAAGAGGTTTACATTTTGG CCTCAAGCCTATCTCGGGTTGACCTTTAATTGGGGCGCTTTGTTAGGATGGGCAGCAATTAGAGGAAGTCTAGATCCAACAATAGTGCTGCCACTTTATGCCTCTGGAGTTTTTTGGACACTTGTTTATGATACAATCTATGCTCACCAG GATAAAGAAGATGACCTAAAAGTGGGAGTTAAGTCAACGGCTTTGCGCTTTGGTGATTTTACAAAGGAGTGGATTACTGGGTTTGGGATTGCATGCCTTGGTGGTCTTGCTCTCAGTGGCTATAATGCTGAAATAG GATGGCCATATTATGCATTTCTGGCAGCTGCCTCTGGACAACTAGGCTGGCAAATATGGATAGTTGACCTCTCATCACGTGCTGATTGCAATAGCAA ATTTAATTCAAACAAGTGGTTTGGAGCTATCATATTTGGTGGAATCCTAGCTGGAAAACTTGTATCATAG